The Methylosinus sp. H3A genome has a segment encoding these proteins:
- a CDS encoding efflux RND transporter permease subunit, giving the protein MQNDAARAELCESLPQRSEFGFVPFSVQIAVEELGHSVSGANIVETVDRVRALMPALSQALPADLQIDIVQDRTLTIRNSLHELELALLIAIILVIVVVFAFLRDGRVTLGSGLID; this is encoded by the coding sequence TTGCAGAACGACGCCGCTCGAGCGGAACTGTGCGAGTCCTTACCTCAGCGTAGCGAATTTGGCTTCGTTCCATTCTCGGTCCAAATCGCGGTCGAGGAACTCGGCCATTCGGTTTCCGGCGCCAATATAGTCGAGACCGTCGATCGGGTGCGCGCGCTCATGCCAGCCCTCTCACAAGCGTTGCCCGCGGATTTGCAGATCGACATCGTTCAAGATAGAACGCTGACGATCCGCAATTCACTCCACGAGCTTGAGCTCGCCCTGCTGATCGCCATCATTCTGGTCATCGTGGTCGTCTTCGCATTTCTTCGCGACGGGAGGGTCACGCTAGGCTCAGGACTCATTGATTGA
- a CDS encoding HAMP domain-containing sensor histidine kinase, giving the protein MRRRRSLTLRLVAYLSLAQFLAAFGPWFVVAFLTSTLHVDNDAALEHYTFLRIRDLVVDSIVPAPDGGSRIEPTPTLRARLVENPALRFAAAPREGSGVMEGSAPELLPRLALARDNGMRQMRFLSSAGSEPAHWGMVELSTTPDKKIFVAAQGFEFRWPDLFHFVIEDRLFGAVVFAVGWGLSALLIFIGVRRALIPLRRATTQAARIDLDSLGQAIDDSDMPEEVRPIISAMNGALARLDASVTRMRRFTANAAHELRTPVAVMRARLENSEEPSFKLDLMRDATRIQAIIEQLLINARIEEKHVSTDQSVDLVDVVSQVVADHTPLALRLDRRIEFDCDADHVLVLGDRRAIECVVANLLDNALRAEPRGGTVLVRVDVDAEVSVIDHGDGVPLEDRETIFEPFCRRTETTPGSGLGLAIARELMEKLRGHIFVDDTPGGGAIFKLSFPATFAERRRSSGTVRVLTSA; this is encoded by the coding sequence ATGAGAAGGCGTCGGTCGCTGACGCTGCGGCTCGTCGCATATCTCTCCTTGGCGCAATTTCTGGCGGCGTTCGGACCGTGGTTCGTCGTCGCCTTTCTGACCTCGACTCTGCACGTCGACAATGATGCCGCTCTCGAGCACTATACATTCTTGCGCATACGCGATCTCGTCGTCGACTCGATCGTCCCTGCGCCGGACGGCGGTTCGCGCATCGAGCCGACGCCGACGCTGCGCGCGCGCCTCGTCGAGAATCCCGCCCTTCGATTCGCCGCCGCGCCGCGCGAAGGCTCCGGCGTGATGGAAGGCTCCGCGCCGGAGCTTCTCCCGCGCCTCGCGCTCGCGAGAGACAATGGCATGCGGCAGATGCGCTTTTTGTCGAGCGCCGGCTCGGAGCCCGCGCATTGGGGAATGGTCGAGCTGTCGACGACGCCCGACAAGAAGATATTCGTCGCCGCGCAGGGCTTCGAATTCCGATGGCCGGACCTGTTTCATTTCGTGATCGAGGATCGCTTGTTCGGCGCTGTTGTCTTCGCGGTCGGATGGGGCCTCTCCGCTTTGCTGATCTTCATCGGCGTGCGGCGCGCGCTCATCCCATTGCGCCGCGCGACGACGCAAGCGGCCCGCATCGATCTCGATTCGCTCGGCCAAGCAATCGACGACTCCGACATGCCCGAGGAGGTGCGCCCGATCATCTCGGCGATGAACGGCGCGCTCGCGCGTCTCGACGCGAGCGTGACGCGCATGCGCCGCTTCACGGCCAATGCCGCGCACGAACTGCGAACGCCTGTCGCCGTCATGCGGGCGCGTCTCGAGAATTCAGAGGAGCCGAGCTTCAAGCTCGATCTGATGCGCGACGCGACCCGCATTCAGGCGATCATCGAGCAATTGCTGATCAATGCGCGGATCGAGGAGAAGCACGTCTCGACCGATCAGAGCGTCGATCTCGTCGATGTCGTCAGTCAGGTCGTCGCCGATCACACGCCGCTGGCGCTGCGCCTCGACCGCAGAATCGAATTCGACTGCGACGCCGATCACGTCCTCGTCCTCGGGGACCGCCGCGCGATCGAATGCGTTGTCGCTAATCTGCTTGATAATGCGTTGCGCGCCGAACCGAGAGGCGGAACCGTGCTGGTCCGCGTCGACGTCGACGCCGAGGTCAGCGTGATTGATCACGGCGACGGCGTGCCGCTCGAGGACCGCGAAACGATCTTCGAGCCATTTTGTCGGAGAACAGAAACAACTCCCGGTTCGGGTCTCGGCCTCGCCATAGCTCGAGAGCTAATGGAAAAGCTGCGCGGACATATCTTCGTCGACGACACGCCAGGTGGCGGCGCGATCTTCAAGCTGTCGTTTCCGGCGACGTTTGCAGAACGACGCCGCTCGAGCGGAACTGTGCGAGTCCTTACCTCAGCGTAG
- a CDS encoding response regulator transcription factor, translating to MRILVVEDQKELAYQIAKKVSQAGFAVDSVGTIGDALALLEDEPFSAVLLDRRLPDGDGLSLMRIVREKQPESRVLMLTALDAIDDRVEGLNAGADDYLIKPFSLDELLARIRASLRRAGGAPAPRVSIGALTFDLDSGTAQVERRAIQLQRRETALLEALIRRAERVVRRHMLMAEIYGLEEEIQPHALTILVSRLRARLDEAGAGVEIHTSRGVGYMIAEKRE from the coding sequence ATGCGGATCCTCGTGGTCGAAGACCAGAAGGAGCTGGCGTATCAGATAGCCAAAAAGGTGTCTCAGGCCGGTTTCGCGGTCGATAGCGTCGGAACCATAGGCGACGCTCTAGCGCTGCTCGAAGACGAGCCTTTTTCCGCCGTTCTGCTGGACCGACGGCTGCCCGATGGCGATGGTCTATCGCTCATGAGGATCGTGCGCGAGAAGCAGCCCGAGAGCCGCGTGCTGATGCTGACCGCTCTCGACGCGATCGACGATCGCGTCGAGGGGCTCAACGCCGGCGCCGACGACTATCTGATCAAGCCTTTCAGCCTGGATGAGCTGCTGGCGCGCATCCGCGCCAGCCTGCGCCGCGCGGGCGGAGCCCCCGCCCCGCGCGTGTCGATTGGCGCGCTGACCTTCGATCTCGACTCGGGCACGGCGCAGGTCGAGCGACGCGCCATCCAATTGCAACGCCGTGAGACTGCGCTGCTGGAGGCGCTGATCCGTCGCGCCGAGCGTGTGGTGCGCCGGCATATGCTGATGGCCGAAATCTATGGCCTCGAGGAGGAAATCCAGCCGCATGCGCTGACCATTCTCGTCTCGCGCCTGCGCGCGCGACTAGACGAGGCCGGCGCGGGCGTCGAAATCCACACGTCGCGAGGCGTCGGATATATGATCGCCGAGAAGCGCGAATGA